A genome region from Hevea brasiliensis isolate MT/VB/25A 57/8 chromosome 9, ASM3005281v1, whole genome shotgun sequence includes the following:
- the LOC110644724 gene encoding mitochondrial adenine nucleotide transporter ADNT1, translating to MASEDVKTSESAVTTIVNLAGEAKLAREGVKAPSYAVLSICKSLVAGGVAGGVSRTAVAPLERLKILLQVQNPHNIKYNGTIQGLKYIWRTEGFRGLFKGNGTNCARIVPNSAVKFFSYEEASKGILWLYQQQTGNEDAQLTPLLRLGAGACAGIIAMSATYPMDMVRGRLTVQTVNSPYQYRGMFHALSTVLREEGPRALYKGWLPSVIGVIPYVGLNFAVYESLKDWLVKAKPFGLVQDSDLSVTTRLACGAAAGTVGQTVAYPLDVIRRRMQMVGWKDAASIVTGDGRSKAPLEYTGMIDAFRKTVRYESFGALYKGLVPNSVKVVPSIAIAFVTYEVVKDILGVEIRISD from the exons ATGGCATCGGAGGATGTGAAGACGAGCGAATCGGCTGTTACGACGATCGTCAATCTAGCGGGGGAGGCTAAGTTGGCTAGAGAGGGAGTCAAGGCCCCGAGCTATGCTGTTCTTAGCATCTGCAAGTCTCTTGTCGCTGGTGGTGTCGCCGGTGGAGT GTCACGTACAGCTGTTGCTCCATTGGAAAGGTTGAAGATATTGCTCCAG GTTCAAAATCCCCACAACATAAAATACAATGGAACAATTCAAGGGTTAAAATATATATGGAGAACTGAGGGTTTTCGTGGACTGTTTAAAGGCAATGGTACCAACTGTGCTCGTATTGTCCCAAACTCAGCAGTGAAATTCTTCAGCTATGAGGAGGCTTCTAA GGGAATATTGTGGCTGTATCAACAGCAAACTGGCAATG AGGATGCTCAACTCACTCCTCTTCTACGCCTTGGAGCTGGAGCATGTGCAGGAATAATTGCCATGTCTGCAACATATCCCATGGACATGGTACGAGGCAGGCTAACTGTACAG ACTGTGAATTCACCTTATCAATATAGAGGAATGTTCCATGCTTTATCAACTGTGCTTCGAGAAGAAGGTCCACGGGCTCTGTACAAGGGCTGGCTTCCTTCTGTAATTGGAGTT ATCCCATATGTGGGTCTCAACTTTGCTGTGTATGAATCGCTAAAGGATTGGTTGGTTAAAGCTAAACCATTTGGACTAGTTCAAGATTCTGACTTAAGTGTGACTACAAGGCTTGCTTGTGGGGCTGCGGCTGGAACTGTTGGCCAAACAGTTGCTTATCCTCTTGATGTTATTCGCCGGCGAATGCAGATGGTGGGTTGGAAAGATGCTGCTTCTATTGTCACTGGTGATGGGAGGAGCAAGGCCCCCCTTGAGTATACTGGCATGATCGATGCATTCAGGAAAACTGTTCGGTATGAGAGCTTTGGAGCATTATACAAGGGTTTGGTACCCAATTCTGTAAAG GTAGTCCCATCTATAGCAATTGCATTTGTGACGTACGAGGTTGTGAAGGACATTTTAGGAGTTGAGATAAGAATATCAGACTGA